The proteins below come from a single Agrobacterium vitis genomic window:
- a CDS encoding sugar kinase, producing MSGKRILAIGECMVEMAPREDGAYHRNFAGDTFNTAWYLRRLLGADDGVDYCSAIGVDAISQAMLTFMQAAGIGTGHLRRLEDATVGLYMIELANGERSFSYWRGQSAAKRLADDRAFLLEAVRDRDLILFSGITLAILSPAGRQQLLEVLAQARSAGSLIAFDPNMRARLWPDRDSMCNAVSQAAKVADIVLPSFDEDGPNFNDATPDATIIRYREAGAATVVVKNGAGRVHAFDATEGPVTFDPVPVADLVDTTAAGDSFNAGFLSARLSGVAMAEALAQGAAVSAQVIRKRGALVEIENIP from the coding sequence ATGAGCGGCAAACGGATCTTGGCCATCGGCGAATGCATGGTAGAAATGGCGCCCCGCGAAGACGGTGCCTATCATCGCAATTTTGCTGGCGATACATTCAACACTGCCTGGTATCTGCGCCGTCTTCTAGGTGCAGACGATGGGGTGGATTACTGCTCGGCTATCGGCGTCGATGCTATTTCGCAAGCCATGCTCACCTTCATGCAAGCGGCGGGAATAGGCACCGGGCATTTGCGCCGTCTGGAGGATGCGACGGTCGGGCTTTATATGATCGAGCTTGCCAATGGCGAGCGCAGTTTCAGCTATTGGCGCGGCCAGTCCGCCGCCAAGCGCCTGGCAGACGACCGTGCGTTTCTTCTAGAGGCCGTACGAGACCGTGATCTCATCCTGTTTTCCGGTATTACCCTAGCCATCCTGTCCCCGGCGGGCCGCCAGCAATTGCTGGAGGTTCTGGCGCAGGCCCGCTCTGCCGGCAGCCTGATCGCTTTCGACCCCAATATGCGCGCCCGGCTTTGGCCGGACCGTGACAGTATGTGCAATGCGGTTTCGCAGGCGGCCAAGGTTGCCGATATTGTCCTGCCATCCTTTGACGAGGATGGGCCGAATTTCAACGATGCCACACCTGACGCCACGATTATCCGATACCGTGAAGCAGGTGCGGCCACCGTGGTGGTCAAGAATGGCGCGGGCCGTGTGCATGCCTTTGACGCCACGGAAGGGCCAGTGACATTCGATCCCGTGCCGGTCGCCGATCTCGTCGATACGACAGCGGCTGGCGATAGTTTCAATGCCGGCTTCCTGTCGGCTCGCCTTTCGGGTGTCGCGATGGCTGAGGCATTGGCGCAAGGGGCTGCCGTTTCCGCTCAAGTGATCCGTAAGCGAGGCGCTTTGGTGGAGATCGAAAATATCCCCTGA
- a CDS encoding ABC transporter substrate-binding protein — MTMTLTRRSLMTTASAVLALGVAGVPRAFAATPKDTLVEAWAFDDIITMDPGEAFEISAAEVTGNTYDTLVKLNIADTSTVAPGIAESWSASEDGLTYTFKIKSGIKFASGNPITAEDVAYSFERAVKLNKNPAFILQQFGLSGENVAENAKAVDAATFQFKVDKPYATSFVLNCLTATVGAIVDKKLVQSHAAAVTVSKDYPYDTDFGNGWLKTNYAGSGPFKLREWRANELVVMERNDNYYGEKAKLKRVIYRFLKESSGQRLALESGDVDVARNLSPTDFTAIANAKNIKTYSAQKGTVYYLGLNQKNQYLSKPEVRQAIKYLVDYDAIGATLIKGVGTVHESFLPKGILGSIDDQPYKLNVAKAKELLEKAGLKDGFKVTMDVRSIEPMTSIAQSMQQTFAQAGITLELIQGDGKQTLTKYRARNHDIYIGDWGADYWDPHSNAETFTSNPDNSETPKSKTLAWRNAWDVPELTKETSEALLERDTPKRKAMYEELQRKVLADGPFVIIYQKTEIAGYRANVQNYKLGPTFDSNFKNMISKD, encoded by the coding sequence ATGACCATGACATTGACGCGCCGCAGCCTGATGACCACGGCCAGTGCTGTTCTGGCATTGGGAGTTGCAGGCGTGCCGCGCGCTTTTGCCGCCACGCCGAAAGATACCCTGGTCGAGGCCTGGGCATTTGACGATATCATTACAATGGACCCGGGCGAGGCTTTCGAAATCTCTGCCGCTGAAGTCACCGGCAATACCTATGATACACTGGTAAAGCTGAATATTGCCGATACCTCGACCGTGGCGCCCGGCATTGCGGAAAGCTGGAGTGCGTCTGAAGACGGCCTGACCTATACGTTCAAGATCAAGTCTGGCATCAAGTTCGCGTCCGGCAATCCGATCACTGCGGAAGATGTGGCCTATTCTTTTGAACGGGCCGTCAAGCTCAACAAGAACCCGGCCTTCATCCTCCAGCAATTCGGCCTGAGTGGCGAGAATGTCGCGGAAAATGCCAAGGCAGTCGATGCCGCGACCTTCCAGTTCAAGGTGGACAAGCCTTATGCGACCAGCTTCGTGCTGAACTGCCTGACTGCGACCGTCGGGGCCATCGTTGACAAGAAACTGGTGCAGAGCCACGCGGCAGCCGTGACGGTTTCCAAGGATTATCCTTATGACACCGATTTCGGCAACGGTTGGTTGAAGACCAATTACGCTGGCTCCGGTCCTTTCAAGCTGCGCGAATGGCGTGCCAATGAATTGGTCGTGATGGAGCGCAATGACAATTACTATGGTGAAAAGGCCAAGCTGAAGCGGGTCATCTACCGCTTCCTGAAGGAAAGCTCAGGCCAACGTCTGGCGCTGGAATCCGGTGACGTCGATGTGGCGCGTAATCTTTCGCCGACGGACTTTACCGCGATTGCCAATGCGAAAAATATCAAGACATATTCTGCCCAGAAGGGAACGGTCTATTATCTCGGTCTCAACCAGAAAAACCAGTATCTCTCCAAGCCGGAAGTGCGCCAGGCCATCAAATATCTTGTCGATTACGATGCCATCGGCGCAACCCTCATCAAGGGCGTTGGCACCGTGCATGAATCCTTCCTGCCCAAGGGCATTCTGGGTTCCATCGATGACCAGCCCTATAAGTTGAATGTTGCGAAAGCCAAGGAACTGCTGGAAAAGGCAGGCCTCAAGGATGGCTTCAAGGTCACCATGGATGTGCGCTCCATCGAGCCGATGACCAGCATCGCCCAATCCATGCAGCAAACCTTCGCGCAGGCGGGCATTACGCTGGAACTCATTCAGGGAGATGGTAAGCAGACGCTGACCAAATACCGCGCCCGCAACCATGACATCTATATCGGGGATTGGGGTGCTGACTATTGGGACCCGCATTCCAATGCCGAAACCTTTACCAGCAATCCTGATAATTCCGAGACGCCGAAATCCAAGACACTCGCCTGGCGCAATGCCTGGGATGTGCCTGAGTTGACCAAGGAAACCAGCGAAGCCCTGCTGGAGCGTGACACGCCAAAGCGCAAGGCGATGTATGAAGAATTGCAGCGCAAGGTTCTGGCCGATGGTCCGTTTGTGATCATCTATCAAAAAACGGAGATTGCCGGCTATAGGGCCAATGTTCAGAATTATAAGCTGGGCCCGACCTTCGACAGCAACTTCAAGAACATGATTTCCAAGGATTGA
- the uxaC gene encoding glucuronate isomerase, translating into MLHPDRLFPLDPTARTLARTLYDTVRDLPIVSPHGHTDPRWFAENEAFPDPAQLFVVPDHYVFRMLYSQGIDLTALGVPRVDGGMTETDGRKIWRLFAENFHLFRATPSRMWLDHAFEDVFGLTTRLSAQTADQTYDHIADCLTKPEFRPRALFERFNIEVIATTESPLDELKWHETIRASGWNGRVVTAYRPDPVVDPQFEGFATNIERFGQLADVDATSWSGYLEAHRNRRAFFKTYGATSSDHGHPTARTEDLPQDQAKALFDKALTGRITPDEADAFRGHMLTEMARMSLEDGLVLQIHPGSYRNHSSGIMAKHGRDKGFDIPTRTDYVRALKPLLDAVGMEKDLTVILFTLDETSYSRELAPLAGAYPALKLGPAWWFFDSPDGMRRFRETTTETAGFYNTVGFNDDTRAFCSIPARHDVARRVDCAYLAELVLTGRLEEDEAQELAGDLAYGLAKKAYRL; encoded by the coding sequence TTGCTTCATCCAGACAGGCTTTTTCCCCTTGACCCCACAGCACGCACGCTGGCGCGCACGCTTTATGACACGGTCCGCGACCTGCCCATCGTCAGCCCGCATGGCCACACTGACCCCCGCTGGTTTGCGGAAAATGAAGCTTTTCCCGATCCGGCCCAGCTGTTCGTGGTGCCGGACCATTATGTGTTTCGCATGCTGTATTCCCAGGGCATCGACCTCACAGCGCTTGGCGTGCCGCGTGTCGATGGCGGCATGACGGAAACCGATGGCCGCAAGATCTGGCGGCTGTTTGCCGAAAACTTCCACCTGTTTCGCGCCACGCCCAGCCGCATGTGGCTGGACCATGCTTTTGAGGATGTGTTCGGACTGACGACCCGGCTGTCGGCGCAGACGGCGGACCAGACCTATGACCATATCGCCGATTGCCTGACGAAACCGGAATTTCGCCCCCGCGCCCTGTTCGAGCGCTTCAATATCGAAGTGATCGCCACCACGGAAAGCCCGCTGGACGAGTTGAAATGGCATGAGACGATCCGCGCCTCCGGCTGGAATGGCCGCGTCGTCACCGCCTATCGGCCTGACCCTGTAGTCGATCCGCAATTTGAAGGCTTTGCCACCAATATCGAGCGGTTCGGGCAATTGGCTGACGTCGATGCGACAAGCTGGAGCGGCTATCTGGAGGCGCATCGCAACCGCCGCGCATTTTTCAAAACCTATGGCGCCACCAGTTCCGACCACGGCCATCCCACGGCCCGCACCGAGGACCTGCCCCAGGATCAGGCCAAGGCGCTGTTCGACAAGGCGCTGACCGGGCGGATCACCCCCGATGAGGCAGACGCCTTCCGTGGCCATATGCTGACGGAAATGGCCCGGATGAGCCTGGAAGACGGGTTGGTGCTGCAAATCCATCCCGGTTCCTACCGCAACCATTCCTCCGGCATCATGGCAAAACATGGCCGCGACAAGGGCTTCGATATCCCGACCCGCACCGATTACGTCCGGGCGCTTAAACCTCTGCTGGACGCGGTTGGCATGGAAAAGGACCTGACGGTCATTCTCTTCACGCTGGACGAAACCAGCTATTCGCGTGAACTGGCACCGCTGGCGGGGGCCTATCCGGCCCTGAAGCTCGGCCCGGCCTGGTGGTTCTTCGATAGCCCGGATGGCATGCGCCGCTTCCGCGAGACAACGACCGAGACCGCCGGTTTCTACAATACTGTCGGCTTCAACGACGATACCCGCGCCTTCTGCTCCATCCCGGCTCGCCATGATGTGGCAAGGCGGGTGGATTGCGCCTATCTGGCCGAACTGGTGCTGACGGGCCGACTGGAGGAGGACGAAGCCCAGGAGCTTGCAGGCGATCTCGCCTACGGACTGGCGAAAAAGGCCTATCGGCTCTAG
- a CDS encoding cupin domain-containing protein, with translation MDTDFVRTFPVVEAGHGVTRQVLSDSPDLMVVKFTFAKGAEGLRHHHPHVQSTYVQSGRFEFSIGDETFTVGPGDSFVIPSLAFHGCRAIDPGVLIDTFTPRRDDFL, from the coding sequence ATGGATACAGACTTTGTCAGGACCTTTCCGGTGGTCGAAGCCGGCCACGGGGTGACCCGCCAGGTTCTCTCCGACAGCCCAGACCTGATGGTGGTGAAATTCACCTTCGCCAAGGGTGCGGAGGGCCTGCGGCACCATCACCCGCATGTGCAATCCACCTATGTTCAGTCCGGCCGGTTCGAATTTTCCATCGGCGACGAGACGTTCACCGTCGGCCCCGGCGACAGTTTCGTTATTCCCTCCCTTGCCTTTCACGGCTGCCGGGCCATCGATCCCGGCGTGCTTATCGACACATTCACGCCCCGGCGTGACGATTTTCTTTGA
- a CDS encoding ABC transporter permease, which yields MMTTPSQNMSLREWLLSDRPQSRRQARLGRAYVIWRQFSANRLALLGLGIIIALILVAAFADLLATHNPVQGDLANARLMAPGTGGFWLGSDDQGRDIYSRLIYGSRLTLMVVVLVAIIAAPIGLLVGTVAGYAGGWVDAVLMRLTDIFLAFPKLVLALALVAALGPGIENAILAIAVTSWPPYARIARAETLTVRNSDYISAVKLMGASPFRIVLRHIMPLCLSSLIVRVTLDMAGIILTAAGLGFLGLGAQPPLPEWGAMIADGRRFILDQWWVAAMPGFAILIVSLGFNLLGDGLRDALDPKEAGQ from the coding sequence ATGATGACGACGCCCTCCCAAAATATGTCCCTTCGCGAGTGGCTGCTGTCGGACCGGCCCCAATCGCGCCGGCAGGCAAGGCTTGGCCGTGCCTATGTGATCTGGCGGCAGTTTTCGGCCAATCGGCTGGCGCTGCTGGGGCTTGGAATCATTATCGCGCTCATTCTGGTTGCGGCTTTTGCCGATCTGCTCGCCACTCACAATCCGGTGCAGGGTGATCTTGCCAATGCAAGGTTGATGGCGCCGGGCACCGGCGGTTTCTGGCTCGGCAGCGACGATCAGGGTCGCGACATCTATTCCCGGTTGATCTACGGGTCGCGGCTGACATTGATGGTGGTGGTGCTGGTGGCCATCATCGCTGCACCCATCGGTCTGCTGGTCGGCACGGTGGCCGGTTATGCGGGTGGCTGGGTCGATGCGGTACTGATGCGGCTGACCGATATTTTCCTGGCCTTTCCGAAGCTCGTTCTGGCTCTGGCGCTGGTCGCAGCCCTCGGCCCCGGCATTGAAAACGCCATTCTGGCCATCGCCGTCACCTCCTGGCCGCCCTATGCGCGGATTGCCCGGGCGGAAACGCTGACGGTGCGCAATTCCGATTATATCTCTGCCGTCAAGCTGATGGGCGCCTCTCCCTTTCGCATCGTGCTGCGTCACATCATGCCGCTCTGTCTGTCCTCGCTGATCGTTCGCGTCACGCTGGATATGGCGGGCATTATCCTGACGGCTGCCGGTCTTGGCTTTCTAGGCCTTGGTGCTCAGCCGCCTCTGCCGGAATGGGGGGCGATGATTGCCGATGGCCGTCGCTTCATTCTCGATCAATGGTGGGTTGCCGCCATGCCGGGCTTTGCCATCCTGATCGTCAGCCTTGGCTTCAACCTGCTGGGCGACGGCCTGCGCGATGCGCTGGACCCGAAGGAGGCCGGACAATGA
- a CDS encoding dipeptidase: MQLVFDGHNDVLLRLWRAHAAGVDPVRQFINGTREGHIDAPRARRGGLGGGLCAIYIPSDGEFVLTEPDDKGHYNTPVDKPLARASSLDIALQMAAIALRLERAGGWRLCRSTSDIRAAMADGVFAAVLHMEGCEAIDADLAALEVFHQAGLRTLGPVWSRPNIFGHGVPFAFPMSPDTGPGLTTLGFELVKACDRLGIALDLAHITEKGFWDVAKTSDKPLIASHSNAHALTPVARNLTDRQMDAIRERKGIAGLNYAVTMLRADARDFAETPLSDMVRHIDYMVERMGIDCVGLGSDFDGCTVPGAIGDASGNQRLLEALQSAGYGDADIAKIAHENWLRVLGTAWGE, translated from the coding sequence ATGCAATTGGTTTTCGACGGGCATAATGATGTCCTCCTGCGTTTGTGGAGGGCTCATGCAGCGGGCGTCGATCCGGTGCGGCAATTCATCAATGGCACACGGGAAGGTCATATCGATGCGCCACGCGCCCGCCGTGGCGGGCTTGGTGGCGGTCTCTGCGCGATTTATATTCCCTCCGACGGTGAGTTCGTGCTGACCGAGCCGGATGACAAGGGCCATTACAATACCCCTGTTGATAAGCCCCTGGCGCGTGCATCCTCACTCGACATCGCCTTGCAGATGGCCGCGATTGCGCTGCGGCTCGAGCGGGCTGGCGGCTGGCGGCTGTGCCGCTCGACATCGGATATTCGCGCTGCCATGGCCGACGGTGTGTTTGCCGCCGTGCTGCATATGGAAGGCTGCGAGGCCATCGATGCCGATCTGGCCGCCCTTGAAGTGTTTCACCAGGCGGGCTTGCGCACGCTCGGTCCGGTCTGGAGCCGCCCGAATATTTTCGGCCATGGGGTTCCTTTCGCCTTTCCAATGTCGCCGGATACCGGGCCGGGCCTGACGACACTTGGTTTTGAGCTTGTGAAAGCCTGCGACCGGCTGGGCATCGCCCTCGACCTTGCCCATATCACCGAAAAGGGCTTCTGGGACGTGGCGAAAACCTCGGACAAGCCATTGATCGCCAGCCATTCTAATGCCCACGCGTTGACACCGGTGGCCCGCAACCTGACCGACCGGCAAATGGACGCGATCCGCGAGCGCAAGGGGATCGCTGGCCTCAACTACGCGGTGACCATGCTGCGCGCTGACGCCCGCGATTTTGCCGAGACCCCGCTGTCGGACATGGTGCGCCACATCGATTACATGGTGGAACGCATGGGCATCGATTGCGTCGGCCTCGGCTCCGATTTCGATGGTTGCACCGTACCCGGTGCAATTGGCGATGCCAGTGGGAACCAGAGGTTGCTTGAAGCGTTGCAATCGGCTGGATACGGTGATGCAGATATCGCTAAGATTGCCCATGAAAACTGGCTGCGGGTGCTGGGGACGGCCTGGGGCGAATAA
- a CDS encoding GntR family transcriptional regulator: MIDTVNVRTLDVQRQPSVTEQVFELLYRQVVELELPPGAKLSEVDVAKQMGVSRQPVRDAFYRLSQQGFLMIRPQRATVVTHISERGVLQARFIRTALEMETVRAAAERLSEDQIAALDDLVQRQIKAMEAGDKMLFHELDDEFHRQICKMSGHDFAWTLIRDSKAHMDRIRYLSLAFGAQSAIDDHIEIMAALKARDGDRAAANMRVHLSRILSIISRIRETQGQYFATE, from the coding sequence ATGATTGATACGGTCAATGTGCGCACGCTGGATGTTCAGCGGCAACCTTCGGTCACCGAGCAGGTCTTCGAGTTGTTGTACCGGCAGGTGGTTGAACTGGAGCTGCCGCCCGGGGCAAAATTGTCGGAAGTGGATGTTGCCAAGCAGATGGGTGTGTCGCGCCAACCGGTGCGCGACGCCTTCTATCGCCTGTCCCAGCAGGGCTTCCTGATGATCCGCCCGCAACGGGCAACCGTGGTGACCCATATTTCCGAGCGCGGGGTCTTGCAGGCCCGCTTCATCCGCACGGCCCTGGAAATGGAAACCGTGCGGGCCGCCGCCGAGCGGTTGAGCGAGGATCAAATCGCGGCGCTTGACGACCTGGTACAGCGGCAGATCAAAGCCATGGAGGCTGGTGACAAGATGCTGTTTCACGAGTTGGACGACGAATTTCATCGGCAGATCTGTAAGATGTCGGGCCATGACTTCGCCTGGACGCTGATCCGCGACAGCAAGGCGCATATGGACCGGATTCGCTATCTCAGCCTTGCTTTCGGAGCGCAAAGCGCCATTGACGACCATATCGAGATTATGGCCGCGTTGAAGGCACGTGATGGCGACCGGGCCGCCGCCAACATGCGTGTTCACCTGTCACGTATCTTGTCGATCATTAGCCGGATCAGGGAAACCCAAGGCCAGTATTTCGCGACCGAATGA
- the kduD gene encoding 2-dehydro-3-deoxy-D-gluconate 5-dehydrogenase KduD — translation MSDLFSLSGKTALVTGANTGIGQAIALSLAGAGASVICAGRSPVTETVEQITNAGGKASGLTLDLSDPMAGSGIFEDLGPVDILVNNAGIIRRADAVDFTEADWDAVMDVNLKAVFFLCQAFAKALFARDAGGKIVNIASMLSFQGGIRVPSYTASKSGVAGLTKLLANEWAAKGINVNAIAPGYIETNNTEALRNDAARNKAILERIPAGRWGEAEDIGGAAVFLSSRAAKYIHGAILNVDGGWLAR, via the coding sequence GTGAGCGATCTGTTCTCTCTTTCGGGCAAGACGGCGCTGGTGACAGGCGCCAATACCGGCATCGGCCAGGCCATTGCCCTGTCGCTTGCCGGGGCTGGCGCCAGCGTGATTTGTGCGGGCCGCTCTCCGGTGACAGAAACTGTCGAGCAGATTACCAATGCCGGTGGTAAGGCATCCGGCCTCACCCTCGACCTTTCCGACCCGATGGCCGGGAGCGGCATTTTCGAGGATCTCGGCCCGGTCGATATTCTCGTCAACAATGCCGGTATCATCCGCCGCGCCGATGCGGTGGATTTCACCGAGGCCGATTGGGACGCGGTGATGGATGTCAACCTGAAGGCGGTATTCTTCCTCTGCCAGGCCTTCGCCAAGGCCTTGTTTGCCCGCGACGCAGGCGGCAAGATCGTCAATATTGCCTCGATGCTGTCCTTCCAGGGCGGTATCCGCGTGCCATCCTACACGGCATCGAAAAGCGGTGTCGCCGGGCTGACCAAGCTGCTCGCCAACGAATGGGCGGCCAAGGGCATCAATGTCAACGCCATTGCCCCCGGCTATATCGAAACCAACAATACCGAGGCGCTGCGCAATGACGCGGCCCGCAACAAGGCAATCCTGGAGCGCATTCCGGCTGGTCGCTGGGGCGAGGCCGAAGACATTGGCGGCGCTGCGGTGTTTCTTTCCTCAAGGGCGGCCAAATATATCCATGGTGCCATTCTCAATGTTGATGGAGGCTGGCTTGCCCGCTGA
- a CDS encoding ABC transporter permease has product MALTITQASAGRRRDRQLRRFKAVAGFFVTVLTTYLGLLAVTFFIGRVIPIDPVLAVLGDRAPQAVVEQTRRAMGLDQPLYYQFFVYIKQVLSGDFGTSVLTTNPVMTDIARFFPATVELATVGTIIGAVIGLPLGVLAAVKRGSLADQIVRVIGLIGYSVPIFWLGLLALLFFYAKLQWVAYPGRMDVVYEYDLIPVTGFYLLDAAMAGQWDILWDLFRHIILPGALLGYFSLAYISRMTRSFMLNELSQEYIVAARAKGLSESRIIWFHALRNAAVPLLTVIALSYAGLLEGSVLTETIFSWPGIGLYITNSLQNADMNAVLGGTIIIGSVFIAINILSDLLYKTLDPRTRSR; this is encoded by the coding sequence TTGGCTCTCACCATAACACAAGCATCTGCCGGTCGCAGGCGCGACCGGCAGTTAAGACGTTTCAAGGCAGTTGCGGGATTTTTCGTGACTGTTCTGACGACTTATCTCGGTCTTCTGGCGGTGACGTTCTTCATTGGTCGGGTGATCCCTATCGATCCGGTTCTTGCTGTCCTGGGGGACCGTGCGCCGCAGGCGGTCGTCGAACAGACGCGCCGGGCAATGGGGTTGGATCAACCGCTCTATTACCAGTTCTTCGTCTATATAAAACAAGTGCTCTCGGGCGATTTTGGCACATCGGTTCTGACGACCAATCCTGTCATGACCGATATCGCCCGGTTTTTTCCGGCAACTGTTGAACTTGCCACGGTCGGCACCATCATCGGCGCCGTGATTGGCCTTCCCTTAGGCGTTCTGGCCGCTGTCAAGCGCGGCAGCCTTGCCGACCAGATTGTCCGGGTCATCGGTTTGATCGGCTATTCCGTGCCAATCTTCTGGCTTGGCCTTTTGGCGCTGTTGTTTTTCTATGCTAAGCTGCAATGGGTGGCCTATCCGGGGCGGATGGACGTGGTCTATGAATATGACCTGATACCCGTCACTGGCTTTTACCTGTTGGATGCGGCCATGGCGGGCCAATGGGACATCCTCTGGGATCTGTTTCGCCATATTATCCTGCCCGGCGCGCTGCTCGGCTATTTCTCACTCGCCTATATCAGCCGCATGACCCGCTCTTTCATGCTCAACGAGCTTTCGCAGGAATATATCGTGGCGGCTCGCGCCAAGGGCCTGTCCGAAAGCCGGATCATCTGGTTCCACGCCTTGCGTAATGCCGCTGTGCCGCTGCTGACGGTGATTGCCCTGTCCTATGCCGGGCTGCTGGAAGGCTCGGTGCTAACAGAGACGATCTTCTCCTGGCCGGGCATCGGTCTTTACATCACCAATTCGCTGCAAAATGCCGATATGAATGCGGTGCTGGGCGGAACCATCATTATCGGTTCGGTGTTCATCGCCATCAACATCCTGTCGGATCTCCTTTACAAGACCCTTGACCCGAGGACGCGCAGCCGATGA
- a CDS encoding ABC transporter ATP-binding protein → MSALLTVDNLKVSFPTRTGLVEAVRGVSFTLGKERLGIVGESGSGKSQTGRAIMGLTPAHARITADKLHFGDTDLLAISASKRRALRGKRMAMILQDPKYSLNPVMPIGKQIVETLLTHERMTGKQARQRALAMLEAVQIRDPERVFKLYPHEVSGGMGQRVMIAMMLVCGPELLIADEPTSALDVTVQLEVLDILDMLVRERGMGLIFVSHDLRLVSSFCDRVLVMYAGRVVEELNAANLSEAKHPYTQGLLNCLPRLEGNQHPLPVLQRQVEWAQ, encoded by the coding sequence ATGAGCGCGCTGCTGACGGTGGACAATCTCAAGGTCAGTTTTCCGACCCGCACGGGTCTGGTGGAAGCCGTGCGCGGCGTGTCCTTCACACTGGGCAAGGAGCGGCTGGGCATTGTCGGCGAATCCGGCTCCGGCAAATCCCAGACCGGGCGGGCGATCATGGGTCTCACCCCCGCCCATGCGCGGATAACTGCCGATAAACTCCATTTCGGCGACACGGATCTGCTGGCGATTTCGGCATCCAAGCGCCGGGCGCTGCGCGGCAAGCGGATGGCGATGATCCTCCAGGACCCGAAATATTCGCTGAACCCTGTCATGCCGATTGGCAAACAGATCGTCGAGACGCTGTTGACCCATGAACGGATGACGGGAAAGCAAGCCCGGCAAAGGGCGCTGGCCATGCTGGAGGCGGTGCAGATCCGCGATCCGGAACGGGTGTTCAAGCTTTACCCGCACGAAGTTTCCGGCGGCATGGGCCAGCGGGTGATGATCGCCATGATGCTGGTCTGCGGGCCGGAACTGCTGATTGCCGATGAGCCGACCTCAGCCCTGGATGTGACGGTGCAACTGGAGGTGCTCGATATTCTCGACATGCTGGTGCGGGAACGCGGCATGGGGCTGATTTTCGTCAGCCATGATTTGCGGCTGGTCTCCTCCTTCTGCGACCGGGTGCTGGTGATGTATGCGGGCCGGGTTGTCGAGGAACTGAATGCGGCCAACCTGTCCGAGGCCAAACATCCCTATACCCAGGGCCTGCTGAATTGCCTGCCGCGCCTGGAAGGCAACCAGCATCCGCTGCCGGTCTTGCAGCGTCAGGTGGAGTGGGCGCAATGA
- the kduI gene encoding 5-dehydro-4-deoxy-D-glucuronate isomerase, whose translation MLTVETRHAIDPQTAKGFDTTALRKHFHVGDIFAEGEIRLIYTHYDRMIVGGAVPGGSPLVLDHVKECGTASILDRRELVVVNIGGTGTVEADATYEMGKGDMLYLGMGAGKISFSGAGRFYILSAPAHHTYPSRLIKIEEAANVTLGSQATSNERTIYQFVHPDVMKACQLVVGMTKLAPGSVWNTMPAHVHDRRMEAYLYFDLPEGQRAFHMMGEPDETRHMVLKNEEGAISPPWSIHSGAGTANYTFIWAMAGDNVDYKDVEVVSMETLK comes from the coding sequence ATGCTGACCGTTGAAACCCGCCACGCTATCGACCCGCAGACCGCCAAAGGCTTCGACACCACGGCCCTGCGCAAGCATTTCCATGTCGGCGATATTTTTGCGGAGGGCGAAATCCGGCTGATCTATACCCATTACGACCGGATGATCGTCGGCGGTGCGGTGCCGGGCGGCTCTCCGCTGGTGCTGGACCATGTGAAGGAATGCGGCACCGCCTCCATTCTCGACCGGCGCGAACTTGTCGTCGTCAATATCGGCGGCACCGGCACGGTCGAGGCGGATGCAACCTATGAAATGGGCAAGGGCGACATGCTCTATCTGGGCATGGGCGCGGGCAAGATCAGTTTTTCAGGCGCTGGCCGGTTTTACATTCTCTCGGCTCCAGCCCATCACACCTATCCATCGCGCCTCATCAAGATTGAAGAAGCCGCCAATGTAACGCTCGGCTCGCAGGCAACCTCCAATGAGCGCACCATCTATCAGTTCGTGCATCCCGACGTGATGAAGGCCTGCCAGCTGGTGGTCGGCATGACCAAGCTTGCCCCCGGCTCCGTCTGGAACACCATGCCCGCCCATGTCCATGACCGGCGCATGGAAGCCTATCTGTATTTCGACCTGCCGGAAGGCCAGCGCGCCTTCCATATGATGGGCGAGCCGGACGAGACCCGCCATATGGTGTTGAAAAACGAGGAAGGCGCGATCTCGCCGCCCTGGTCGATCCATTCGGGTGCGGGTACGGCCAATTACACTTTCATCTGGGCGATGGCCGGTGACAATGTCGATTACAAGGATGTCGAAGTGGTCTCGATGGAGACGCTGAAGTGA